A stretch of Fusarium poae strain DAOMC 252244 chromosome 2, whole genome shotgun sequence DNA encodes these proteins:
- a CDS encoding hypothetical protein (TransMembrane:1 (o227-246i)), protein MCKKYFQQMAETPFGHVLQWRLYLFAASRTSLTKHQARWSLDGETVDYMGTKLHMEQVTQLVESEFRQAHSLLYDKLLFGMRDVAPIEAWRLHDDLDVDDYGASWLTDGRNREILAGTHDALLRQIEERADLRQVFVRLDPDGGVRLCPKAIAIYKAHVQEFLKRMLAPISVPSGPPLRSPELLSITYINTGARRRSVFLWEKMVMIYVRYSKSQEQTGEEKDNIRFLPPAVGNLLLAYLAFVLPLRQAFLRQSKPGALLSPYLWSKLGGEVWRDGMVSSCLRRACMRAEVPQFQVAWWRQVAASITKEKFSAREQANFDMGEIAASEEVEDEAGLAYLAGMSNHSFRTFNYSYASSTTLTVTSSLHRAYRASQSWRSLFRIDQVLQGKRPPAVSDTQAQRLLNACKKVRFRARPAAKEDGIIAAARRLHNDPELQLRRPGQRDAMLATMGPRAPEQVIVVLATGSGKTLVFMVGATLAGAETTILILPTVALRGNMLGRLDKVALKHHIWRPGSKKSAPIVVVSAEAACTEAFLEYANRLSDRQCLDRIVIDECHLTITASCYRRSMSQLAWHVRQIRTQTVWLTATLPPIYQELFFEHNKLVRPHIVRESTNRPNIRYIVQQERGLGNLCEQAACLAQSCWTRTDLFKSERDRVIIYYPTKDLVAELADMLGCPSYTAESGTEEEKMAIIERWLTAADSPIIVATSALGPGFDDPHIRLVIHVDAPSLLTDFSQESGRAGRDGEVAESIVLLSAAWQPQLGRPVAADKEAMQLYLLQEYCSRGVLSQFLDSKPDWRWCMEGDELCSVCPEHHVQCRPPTLEFHLPRPLRDETEAGQDGDNGSGDVAVSEMIFTGPAEVLHQDQVRDEELSRYERDLETMKGCCLYCRVEGKSFEHTVTACARRFDWIRAKQKALRDCQSKKKE, encoded by the coding sequence ATGTGCAAGAAGTACTTTCAGCAGATGGCGGAGACACCTTTCGGGCATGTACTGCAATGGAGGCTATATCTCTTTGCGGCCTCCCGCACCAGTCTTACCAAGCaccaagcccgctggtcccTTGATGGGGAAACGGTCGACTATATGGGGACGAAGCTACACATGGAACAAGTGACACAGCTGGTCGAGTCTGAGTTCCGCCAGGCGCACTCGCTTCTGTATGATAAGCTCTTGTTTGGAATGAGGGATGTTGCTCCGATCGAGGCGTGGAGGCTGCACGACGATCTAGATGTAGACGACTACGGCGCTTCGTGGTTGACAGACGGGAGGAATCGAGAGATACTGGCGGGGACGCATGACGCCCTGCTCCGACAGATCGAAGAGAGGGCGGATCTACGGCAGGTATTCGTGCGGCTGGATCCAGACGGTGGGGTTCGCCTCTGCCCCAAGGCGATAGCTATCTATAAGGCGCATGTTCAGGAGTTCCTCAAGAGGATGCTGGCACCCATCTCGGTTCCTTCGGGCCCTCCATTACGCTCCCCAGAACTACTCTCTATTACGTACATTAACACGGGTGCCCGCCGCCGATCGGTATTTCTGTGGGAGAAGATGGTCATGATATATGTGCGATACAGTAAAAGCCAGGAACAGACcggggaggagaaggataaCATCAGGTTCCTACCCCCGGCCGTTGGAAACCTCCTCTTGGCATATCTCGCGTTCGTGCTGCCGTTGCGTCAGGCCTTTCTGCGTCAGAGCAAGCCGGGGGCTCTACTTTCGCCATACCTATGGTCAAAGCTTGGTGGCGAGGTCTGGAGGGACGGTATGGTCTCATCCTGCCTCCGGAGGGCATGTATGCGGGCAGAGGTGCCCCAGTTCCAGGTGGCATGGTGGCGCCAAGTTGCTGCTTCTATTACAAAGGAGAAGTTCAGCGCCAGGGAGCAGGCTAATTTCGACATGGGTGAGATCGCGGCATctgaagaagttgaggatgAAGCGGGTCTTGCGTACCTTGCCGGGATGAGCAATCATAGTTTCCGGACATTTAACTATAGCTATGCCAGCAGCACGACCTTGACCGTGACAAGCTCACTTCACCGTGCCTACCGAGCGTCTCAAAGCTGGCGGTCTCTGTTTCGGATCGATCAAGTGCTCCAGGGTAAGCGGCCCCCTGCCGTATCGGATACACAAGCGCAAAGGCTACTCAATGCTTGCAAGAAGGTACGGTTTCGTGCAAGGCCGGCTGCCAAAGAAGATGGAATCATCGCGGCCGCCCGTAGGCTGCATAACGACCCAGAGCTACAGTTGCGTCGCCCTGGTCAGCGGGATGCCATGCTGGCGACCATGGGTCCACGTGCACCTGAGCAGGTCATCGTCGTTCTTGCAACGGGTTCGGGGAAGACATTGGTATTCATGGTCGGAGCCACACTGGCGGGAGCTGAAACAACCATTCTGATCCTTCCCACTGTAGCCTTGCGTGGTAATATGCTCGGGCGTCTTGATAAAGTCGCGCTAAAGCACCATATCTGGCGCCCAGGCTCGAAGAAATCAGCCCCCATCGTTGTTGTATCGGCCGAGGCAGCTTGTACAGAGGCGTTCCTAGAGTATGCCAATCGACTGTCTGATAGacagtgtctagatcggatCGTGATCGATGAATGCCATCTCACGATCACAGCAAGCTGTTACCGACGAAGTATGTCGCAGCTAGCATGGCACGTACGGCAGATTCGTACACAGACTGTCTGGCTGACAGCGACACTACCACCAATCTATCAAGAGCTTTTCTTCGAGCACAATAAGCTCGTGCGGCCGCATATCGTCAGAGAGTCAACAAATCGTCCTAACATCCGATACATCGTCCAGCAAGAACGTGGGCTAGGCAATCTATGTGAGCAGGCAGCTTGTCTTGCACAGTCTTGCTGGACCCGGACAGACCTGTTCAAGAGCGAGCGGGACCGGGTCATTATATACTACCCGACGAAGGATCTCGTGGCAGAGCTTGCTGACATGCTCGGCTGTCCGTCCTACACAGCCGAGTCCGgcacagaagaagagaagatggcgatCATAGAGCGATGGCTAACGGCAGCCGATTCGCCCATCATCGTGGCGACGTCAGCGCTGGGTCCTGGGTTTGACGACCCTCATATTCGATTGGTCATTCACGTCGATGCCCCGAGCCTTCTGACGGATTTCTCTCAGGAGTCAGGTAGAGCGGGTCGGGATGGCGAAGTAGCCGAGTCGATCGTTTTACTTAGTGCAGCCTGGCAGCCGCAGTTAGGTCGACCTGTAGCAGCAGACAAAGAGGCCATGCAACTGTATCTTTTGCAGGAATACTGCTCGCGCGGAGTCTTGAGCCAATTCCTTGATAGCAAACCTGACTGGCGGTGGTGCATGGAGGGCGATGAGCTCTGTAGCGTTTGTCCCGAGCATCACGTGCAATGCCGACCGCCTACCCTAGAGTTCCATCTACCACGGCCCCTACGTGATGAGACTGAAGCCGGACAGGACGGGGACAACGGCAGCGGTGACGTTGCCGTTAGTGAGATGATCTTTACTGGACCTGCCGAGGTGCTCCATCAGGACCAAGTACGTGATGAAGAATTGAGCCGGTATGAAAGAGATCTTGAGACAATGAAAGGCTGCTGTCTCTATTGCCGCGTAGAAGGAAAATCGTTTGAGCATACCGTAACAGC